In a genomic window of Streptomyces sp. SJL17-4:
- a CDS encoding class III extradiol ring-cleavage dioxygenase, with translation MDATLETGATRARMPALYLSHGAPPLADDPVWPGELAAWSADLPRPSAILMVSAHWEEAPLALGATETIPLVYDFWGFPEHYYRVQYAAPGAPRLAEAVRKLLRAPGAPVQDIPDRGLDHGAYVPLVEMFPGADIPVLQISMPTLDPRRLMDIGRRLAPLRDEGVLIVGSGFFTHNLAALRHTGGGVPGWSAEFDAWGHEALAAQDVDALLDFEHKSPAGRLAHPRTEHFAPLFVTMGAADAAGDLDAERSVIDGFWMGLAKRSVQFG, from the coding sequence ATGGACGCCACGCTGGAAACAGGAGCCACGCGGGCGCGGATGCCCGCCCTTTACCTGTCCCACGGCGCACCGCCGCTCGCCGACGACCCCGTCTGGCCCGGTGAACTCGCCGCCTGGTCCGCGGACCTTCCGCGCCCCAGCGCCATCCTCATGGTCTCCGCCCACTGGGAGGAGGCCCCGCTGGCCCTCGGCGCCACCGAGACCATCCCGCTCGTGTACGACTTCTGGGGCTTCCCCGAGCACTACTACCGCGTCCAGTACGCGGCCCCCGGCGCGCCCCGGCTCGCCGAGGCCGTCCGCAAGCTGCTCCGCGCGCCCGGCGCGCCCGTGCAGGACATCCCCGACCGGGGCCTCGACCACGGCGCGTACGTGCCGCTCGTCGAGATGTTCCCGGGCGCCGACATCCCCGTACTCCAGATCTCCATGCCCACCCTCGACCCGCGCCGCCTCATGGACATCGGGCGCAGGCTCGCCCCGCTCCGCGACGAGGGCGTCCTGATCGTGGGCAGCGGCTTCTTCACCCACAACCTGGCCGCCCTCCGCCACACCGGCGGCGGGGTGCCGGGCTGGTCGGCCGAGTTCGACGCCTGGGGGCACGAGGCCCTCGCCGCGCAGGACGTCGACGCGCTCCTCGACTTCGAGCACAAGTCGCCGGCCGGCCGCCTCGCCCATCCACGTACGGAGCACTTCGCCCCCCTGTTCGTCACGATGGGCGCGGCGGACGCGGCGGGCGACCTCGACGCGGAGCGGTCGGTGATCGACGGGTTCTGGATGGGGCTCGCCAAGCGGTCGGTGCAGTTCGGGTAG
- a CDS encoding questin oxidase family protein, whose protein sequence is MSDASGTDASRTDASGTLDEALERLHTTGPERNGWLTNHAPMAVEALVRNGQAPTVHRWLDHYAHKLEELPPPSRPVAADDWREALGDPVRITDWTRFFGRELAERPWREVLAAWWPRLLPGIAASATHPVIRTGHAVRTLLTSEGAPAGGGTTAPRLAELAHALGYWAARSKPLPPLAALAAAPTAAAALDAVPPVPVQEGGIRDRLPQLTAFPAWGAAPDPDTAKALLTELVTAATHRYATHGHGEPIMLVHAATAPNAVLRALPALPRELWAPSLAAAWTAAAAVTAAYTPPEPAAYPPTALTAQEITAEEVTAEEVFERAAAHGDDHTIKFTDTALDVGDPLALAAAIRSIELNPPLF, encoded by the coding sequence ATGAGCGACGCATCCGGCACCGACGCATCCCGCACCGACGCATCCGGCACCCTCGACGAAGCCCTCGAACGCCTCCACACCACGGGCCCCGAGCGCAACGGCTGGCTCACCAACCACGCCCCCATGGCCGTCGAGGCCCTCGTCCGCAACGGCCAGGCCCCGACCGTGCACCGCTGGCTGGACCACTACGCACACAAGCTGGAGGAACTGCCGCCCCCGTCCCGCCCGGTGGCGGCCGACGACTGGCGCGAGGCGCTCGGCGACCCGGTCCGGATCACCGACTGGACCCGCTTCTTCGGCCGCGAGCTCGCCGAACGCCCCTGGCGGGAGGTCCTCGCCGCGTGGTGGCCCCGGCTGCTGCCGGGCATCGCGGCCTCGGCGACGCATCCCGTGATCCGTACCGGTCACGCCGTACGGACCCTCCTGACGTCCGAGGGGGCGCCGGCCGGCGGGGGAACGACCGCACCCCGCCTCGCCGAGCTCGCACACGCCCTCGGCTACTGGGCGGCCCGCAGCAAGCCGCTGCCCCCGCTCGCCGCGCTGGCCGCGGCGCCGACGGCGGCCGCCGCACTCGACGCCGTACCGCCGGTTCCGGTGCAGGAGGGCGGGATACGTGATCGGCTGCCGCAGCTGACGGCGTTCCCGGCCTGGGGTGCGGCGCCGGACCCCGACACCGCGAAGGCCCTGCTCACCGAGCTGGTCACGGCGGCCACCCACCGGTACGCGACCCACGGCCACGGCGAGCCGATCATGCTGGTCCACGCGGCGACCGCGCCCAACGCGGTCCTGCGCGCCCTGCCCGCGCTCCCCCGCGAGCTGTGGGCGCCGAGCCTGGCGGCGGCCTGGACGGCGGCGGCCGCGGTGACGGCGGCGTACACCCCGCCTGAGCCCGCCGCGTACCCACCGACCGCCCTCACGGCCCAAGAGATCACGGCCGAGGAGGTCACGGCCGAGGAGGTCTTCGAGCGGGCGGCCGCGCACGGCGACGATCACACGATCAAGTTCACCGACACGGCACTCGACGTCGGCGACCCCCTCGCCCTCGCCGCCGCGATCCGCTCGATCGAGCTGAACCCGCCGCTGTTCTGA
- a CDS encoding sigma-70 family RNA polymerase sigma factor, translating to MATRAVARRQTSAKSGAARASSVRAVGGEIADRDLVGMYLDEIARTPLLDAAKEVELSQTIEAGVYARQILDGAVTSAAAAAGATEAGGASREELEALYEAGERAKDLFIKSNLRLVVAVARRYPRSGLPLLDLIQEGNAGLVRAVEKFDYAKGFKFSTYATWWIRQAITRSIADQSRTIRLPVHLVEELGRIRRVQREFNREHGREPEPAEIAAELDTKPERVVDVLDWARDPVSLNMSVDDEGETQFGDLLEDTSAISPEQSVLTLLRSEELDDLIDKLDHRTASIIRMRYGIEDGRERTLTEVGKEHGLTRERIRQIEKHALLELKKMAHDTGFDAVA from the coding sequence ATGGCAACCCGTGCCGTCGCCCGTCGTCAGACCTCCGCCAAGAGCGGGGCCGCACGGGCAAGCAGCGTTCGCGCCGTGGGCGGGGAGATCGCCGACCGCGACCTGGTCGGCATGTACCTCGACGAGATCGCGCGTACGCCCCTGCTCGACGCCGCCAAGGAGGTCGAGCTCTCGCAGACGATCGAGGCGGGCGTCTATGCCCGGCAGATACTCGACGGTGCTGTGACATCAGCCGCTGCCGCGGCGGGGGCCACCGAGGCCGGCGGCGCGTCCCGCGAGGAGCTCGAAGCCCTTTATGAGGCGGGCGAGCGTGCCAAGGACCTCTTCATCAAGTCCAACCTGCGGCTCGTGGTGGCGGTCGCCCGGCGCTACCCGCGCAGCGGGCTGCCGCTGCTCGACCTGATCCAGGAAGGGAACGCGGGCCTGGTGCGCGCGGTCGAGAAGTTCGACTACGCGAAGGGCTTCAAGTTCTCCACGTACGCCACGTGGTGGATCCGGCAGGCCATCACCCGGTCCATCGCCGACCAGTCCCGCACGATCCGGCTCCCCGTCCACCTGGTGGAGGAGCTCGGCCGGATCCGCCGGGTGCAGCGCGAGTTCAACCGCGAGCACGGCCGCGAGCCGGAGCCGGCGGAGATCGCGGCCGAGCTGGACACGAAGCCCGAGCGGGTCGTCGACGTGCTCGACTGGGCGCGTGACCCGGTCTCGCTGAACATGTCGGTGGACGACGAGGGCGAGACGCAGTTCGGCGACCTCCTGGAGGACACGTCGGCGATCTCGCCGGAGCAGTCGGTGCTCACGCTGCTGCGCAGCGAGGAGCTCGACGACCTCATCGACAAGCTCGACCACCGGACGGCGTCGATCATCCGCATGCGGTACGGGATCGAGGACGGGCGCGAGCGGACGCTGACGGAGGTCGGCAAGGAGCACGGCCTGACGCGCGAGCGGATCCGCCAGATCGAGAAGCACGCGCTGCTGGAGCTGAAGAAGATGGCGCACGACACGGGCTTCGACGCGGTGGCCTAG
- a CDS encoding IS110 family transposase: MIDVSEIGAFLGLDVGKGEHHATAVTPAGKKAFDKRLPNSEPKLREVFDKLQAKHGTVLVVVDQPASIGALPLAVARDMGCPVAYLPGLTMRRIADLYPGEAKTDARDAFIIADAARVMPHTLRSVDLEEETIAELEMIVGFDDDLAGEATRISNRLRGLLTQIHPHLERVLGPRIQHPAVLTLLERFGSPAQVRKAGRRRLVTLLRPKAPRMAERLVEEIFTALDEQTVVVPGTEAAALIVPSLAGSLTAVLDQRKLLAGRIEELLEAHPLSKVLTSMPGIGVRTGARILIDVGDGSSFPSAAHLAAYAGLAPATRSSGSSIRGEQPSRRGNKQLKRAFFLSAFASLADPASRTYYDKKISQGKHHTQALLCLARRRADVLFAMLRDGTFYESRPAAAG, encoded by the coding sequence GTGATCGACGTCAGCGAGATCGGCGCCTTCCTCGGCCTGGACGTCGGCAAGGGCGAACACCACGCCACTGCCGTCACCCCGGCCGGGAAGAAGGCATTCGACAAGCGGCTGCCCAACAGCGAGCCCAAGCTCCGCGAGGTGTTCGACAAGCTGCAGGCCAAGCACGGGACCGTGCTGGTGGTCGTGGACCAGCCCGCCTCGATCGGCGCCCTGCCACTGGCGGTGGCCAGGGACATGGGCTGCCCCGTCGCCTATCTGCCCGGTCTGACGATGCGGCGGATCGCCGACCTCTACCCAGGCGAGGCCAAGACCGATGCCCGCGACGCGTTCATCATCGCCGACGCGGCCCGCGTCATGCCTCACACACTCCGCTCGGTCGATCTTGAAGAAGAGACCATCGCCGAGCTGGAGATGATCGTCGGCTTCGACGACGATCTGGCCGGCGAAGCCACCCGGATCAGCAACCGGCTTCGCGGCCTGCTCACCCAGATTCACCCGCACCTGGAGCGAGTCCTCGGCCCGCGCATCCAGCACCCGGCAGTGCTCACGCTGCTGGAACGGTTCGGGTCCCCGGCCCAGGTCCGCAAGGCCGGACGCCGCCGACTCGTGACCTTGTTGCGGCCGAAGGCGCCGCGGATGGCCGAGCGACTGGTCGAGGAGATCTTCACCGCGCTGGACGAGCAGACAGTGGTCGTTCCCGGCACCGAGGCGGCCGCTCTGATCGTCCCGAGCCTGGCCGGATCGCTGACCGCCGTCCTTGACCAGCGGAAACTGCTGGCCGGACGGATCGAGGAACTGCTGGAGGCCCACCCTCTTTCCAAGGTCCTGACCTCGATGCCGGGGATCGGCGTCAGGACCGGAGCCAGGATCTTGATCGACGTGGGCGACGGCAGCAGCTTTCCGTCCGCCGCCCACCTCGCCGCCTACGCCGGCCTCGCCCCGGCAACCCGCAGCTCGGGTTCGTCGATTCGAGGCGAACAACCGTCTCGGAGAGGAAACAAGCAGCTCAAACGGGCCTTCTTCCTCTCCGCGTTCGCATCCCTGGCCGACCCGGCCTCCCGCACCTACTACGACAAGAAGATCAGCCAGGGCAAGCACCACACCCAAGCACTCCTCTGTCTCGCCAGACGACGAGCCGACGTCCTCTTCGCGATGCTCCGCGACGGCACCTTCTACGAATCCCGGCCAGCCGCAGCGGGCTGA
- a CDS encoding DeoR/GlpR family DNA-binding transcription regulator, with protein sequence MYAPERQQQILRLARESGRVDVLSLAEEFQVTAETVRRDLKALDRAGLVRRVHGGAIPAGRLDFEPDLAERESTAADEKDRIGRAALAELPEEGSVVLDAGSTVARLAAEVPLDRALTVVTHALPAAARLADHPGIDLHLVGGRVRHRTRAAVDAWALRAYGEIRADVAFLGANGFSPEHGLTTPDLAEAAVKRAVIASARRVVLLADSAKHGQEHFARFGDLTDVDLLITDSGLTDEDAAAIEAAGTEVVRA encoded by the coding sequence ATGTACGCACCGGAGCGTCAGCAACAGATCCTGCGGCTCGCCCGCGAGAGCGGACGCGTCGACGTCCTCTCCCTCGCCGAGGAGTTCCAGGTCACCGCCGAGACCGTACGGCGCGACCTCAAGGCCCTCGACCGGGCCGGGCTCGTCCGCCGCGTCCACGGCGGCGCCATCCCCGCCGGGCGGCTCGACTTCGAGCCCGACCTCGCCGAGCGCGAGTCCACCGCCGCCGACGAGAAGGACCGGATCGGCCGGGCCGCCCTCGCCGAACTGCCCGAGGAGGGCAGCGTCGTCCTCGACGCCGGCTCGACCGTCGCCCGGCTCGCCGCCGAGGTCCCGCTCGACCGCGCGCTGACCGTCGTCACCCACGCCCTCCCCGCCGCCGCCCGGCTCGCCGACCACCCCGGCATCGACCTGCACCTGGTCGGCGGACGCGTACGGCACCGCACCCGCGCCGCCGTCGACGCCTGGGCGCTCCGGGCGTACGGGGAGATCCGCGCCGACGTCGCCTTCCTCGGCGCCAACGGCTTCTCGCCCGAGCACGGACTCACCACCCCCGACCTCGCCGAGGCCGCCGTCAAGCGGGCGGTGATCGCCTCCGCCCGCCGGGTCGTCCTCCTCGCCGACTCGGCCAAGCACGGCCAGGAGCACTTCGCCCGCTTCGGCGACCTGACCGACGTCGACCTGCTCATCACCGACAGCGGCCTCACCGACGAGGACGCCGCCGCCATCGAGGCGGCCGGAACGGAAGTCGTCCGCGCATGA
- a CDS encoding fructose-specific PTS transporter subunit EIIC, with amino-acid sequence MSRMITADLVDLDLSADTKEAAARSLAERMVALGRVTDLDGFLADVAAREAQMPTGLDGGIGIPHCRSAHVTEPTLAFGRSTEGVDFGAPDGPADLIFLIAAPAGADDAHLTILSSLARQLMNEDFTTALRSATSPTGAAALIAGEEAREEVPAEAPVEVPAEAPVEALVEAPVETPVPEVPFRIVAVTSCPTGIAHTYMAAESLEKAGRAAGVEVVVETQGSAGFTRLDPAVVAAADGVIFAHDVPVREKERFAGKATVDVGVKAGINRPAELIAEVREKAARGEVSAPATAATPVDKAGEPGEGYGTKLRKWLMSGVSYMVPFVAAGGLLIALGFAIGGWDIDKAPSVTEHFAWGQADSWAALMFQIGGLAFSFLVPVLAGYISYGMADRPGLVPGFVGGAIALTVNAGFLGGLVAGLLAGGTVLAIQRVRIPAVLRGIMPVVVIPLLSSIVVGFLMFLVVGKPIASLQKALTDWLSGLSGANAVILGVILGLMMCFDLGGPVNKVAYAFAVGGLANPNEGSLKVMAAVMAAGMVPPLAMALATAVRGRLFTRTERENGKAAWVLGASFISEGAIPFAAADPLRVIPAAMAGGAVTGALSMAFECTLRAPHGGLFVIPLIGNPFLYLLAIMAGTVVSAGLVILLKGLRKPAPETAAPDGEQAPSGTGVAVAA; translated from the coding sequence ATGAGCAGGATGATCACCGCGGACCTGGTCGACCTCGACCTGTCCGCCGACACGAAGGAAGCGGCGGCCCGTTCGCTCGCGGAGCGCATGGTCGCCCTCGGCCGGGTGACCGACCTCGACGGCTTCCTCGCGGACGTCGCGGCGCGCGAGGCCCAGATGCCGACGGGCCTGGACGGCGGCATCGGCATCCCGCACTGCCGCAGCGCCCATGTCACCGAGCCGACGCTCGCGTTCGGCCGCTCGACGGAGGGCGTCGACTTCGGCGCCCCGGACGGCCCGGCGGACCTGATCTTCCTGATCGCGGCCCCGGCGGGCGCGGACGACGCCCACCTGACGATCCTCTCCTCGCTGGCCCGCCAGTTGATGAACGAGGACTTCACGACGGCACTGCGGTCGGCGACGTCCCCGACGGGAGCGGCGGCGCTGATCGCGGGCGAGGAGGCCCGGGAGGAGGTTCCGGCGGAGGCGCCGGTGGAGGTTCCGGCGGAGGCCCCGGTGGAGGCCCTGGTGGAGGCCCCGGTGGAGACTCCCGTACCTGAGGTGCCGTTCCGGATCGTCGCCGTCACCTCCTGCCCCACTGGTATCGCCCACACCTACATGGCCGCCGAGTCCCTGGAGAAGGCCGGTCGCGCCGCCGGGGTCGAGGTCGTCGTCGAGACGCAGGGCTCCGCCGGGTTCACCCGGCTCGACCCGGCCGTCGTCGCCGCCGCCGACGGCGTGATCTTCGCGCACGACGTGCCCGTACGGGAGAAGGAACGGTTCGCCGGGAAGGCCACCGTCGACGTCGGCGTCAAGGCCGGCATCAACCGCCCCGCCGAACTGATCGCCGAGGTCAGGGAGAAGGCCGCACGCGGCGAGGTCTCCGCCCCCGCCACCGCAGCGACACCCGTCGACAAGGCGGGCGAGCCCGGCGAGGGATACGGCACCAAGCTCCGCAAGTGGCTCATGTCCGGCGTGAGTTACATGGTTCCCTTCGTCGCCGCCGGCGGCCTCCTCATCGCCCTCGGCTTCGCCATCGGCGGCTGGGACATCGACAAGGCACCCTCCGTCACCGAGCACTTCGCCTGGGGACAGGCGGACAGCTGGGCAGCCCTGATGTTCCAGATCGGCGGTCTCGCGTTCAGCTTCCTCGTACCGGTCCTCGCCGGTTACATCTCGTACGGGATGGCCGACCGCCCCGGTCTCGTCCCCGGCTTCGTCGGCGGCGCCATCGCGCTCACCGTCAACGCCGGCTTCCTCGGCGGCCTCGTCGCCGGTCTGCTCGCCGGCGGCACCGTGCTCGCCATCCAGCGGGTGAGGATCCCCGCCGTCCTCAGGGGCATCATGCCGGTGGTCGTGATCCCCCTGCTGTCCTCGATCGTCGTCGGCTTCCTGATGTTCCTGGTCGTCGGCAAGCCCATCGCCTCGCTCCAGAAGGCGCTCACCGACTGGCTGTCCGGCCTCTCCGGCGCCAACGCCGTCATCCTCGGCGTCATCCTCGGCCTGATGATGTGCTTCGACCTCGGCGGCCCGGTCAACAAGGTCGCGTACGCCTTCGCCGTCGGCGGCCTCGCCAACCCCAACGAGGGTTCCCTCAAGGTCATGGCCGCCGTGATGGCGGCGGGCATGGTGCCGCCGCTCGCGATGGCCCTCGCCACGGCCGTACGGGGCCGGCTCTTCACCCGTACCGAACGCGAGAACGGCAAGGCGGCCTGGGTCCTCGGGGCCTCGTTCATCTCCGAGGGCGCGATTCCGTTCGCCGCCGCGGACCCGCTCCGGGTCATCCCGGCGGCGATGGCGGGCGGCGCGGTCACCGGCGCCCTGTCGATGGCCTTCGAATGCACCCTGCGGGCCCCGCACGGCGGACTGTTCGTGATCCCGCTGATCGGCAACCCGTTCCTCTACCTGCTCGCGATCATGGCGGGCACGGTGGTCAGCGCGGGTCTCGTCATCCTCCTCAAGGGCCTGCGGAAGCCGGCTCCGGAGACGGCGGCGCCGGACGGCGAACAGGCCCCGTCCGGGACCGGGGTGGCCGTGGCGGCCTGA
- a CDS encoding P1 family peptidase, translating into MTQPEQHRTTDSITDVRGLRVGHARVEGDGALTGTTVVLAPVGGAVAAVDVRGGGPGTRETDALDPRNVVQRIDAVVLTGGSAYGLESAAGVMAWLEERHRGVRVGPDPSHVVPVVPAACVFDLGRGGDFAARPGPATGRAAAEAADASGDHARVETGAVGAGTGAVVGGLRGGVGTASTVLESGITVGALVVVNAVGSAVDPATGALYGSYGSAGGYGSAGSYGSHLDGGLPVFPDPAVHEAATRRLAEAREAAAPPPLNTTLAVVATDAVLTRAQAQKVAGTAHDGIARALRPVHLMNDGDTVFTLATGVRELPEGPGPLALNEILTAGADLVTRAIVQAVLAAPGGLRGPGGDFPSYRELYGGEHGENGPRSEPYSR; encoded by the coding sequence ATGACACAGCCCGAACAGCACCGGACGACGGACTCGATCACCGATGTGCGCGGTCTACGCGTGGGGCACGCGCGCGTGGAGGGCGACGGGGCGCTGACCGGTACGACCGTGGTGCTCGCCCCGGTCGGCGGAGCCGTCGCCGCCGTGGACGTGCGGGGCGGCGGGCCGGGTACGCGGGAGACGGACGCGCTCGACCCGCGCAACGTCGTCCAGCGGATCGACGCCGTCGTCCTGACCGGCGGCAGCGCGTACGGCCTGGAGTCCGCCGCCGGGGTGATGGCCTGGCTGGAGGAGCGGCACCGGGGCGTGCGGGTGGGCCCCGATCCCTCCCACGTGGTGCCGGTCGTGCCCGCCGCGTGCGTCTTCGACCTGGGCAGGGGCGGTGACTTCGCGGCCAGGCCCGGCCCGGCGACAGGGCGGGCGGCGGCGGAGGCGGCCGACGCGAGCGGGGACCACGCGCGCGTGGAGACGGGCGCGGTCGGCGCGGGCACGGGTGCCGTGGTCGGCGGCCTCCGGGGCGGGGTGGGCACGGCGAGCACCGTCCTGGAGTCCGGGATCACGGTCGGCGCGCTCGTGGTGGTGAACGCGGTGGGCTCGGCCGTCGACCCGGCCACGGGTGCCCTGTACGGGAGTTACGGGAGTGCCGGGGGTTACGGGAGCGCTGGGAGTTACGGGAGTCATCTCGACGGCGGCCTGCCCGTCTTCCCCGACCCGGCGGTGCACGAGGCCGCGACGCGGCGCCTCGCCGAGGCGCGGGAGGCGGCTGCCCCGCCCCCGCTGAACACCACGCTCGCCGTCGTCGCGACCGACGCCGTCCTGACCCGCGCGCAGGCGCAGAAGGTCGCGGGCACGGCCCACGACGGCATCGCGCGCGCCCTGCGCCCGGTGCACCTGATGAACGACGGCGACACCGTCTTCACCCTCGCCACCGGGGTGCGCGAACTACCGGAAGGCCCCGGTCCGCTGGCCCTGAACGAGATCCTGACGGCCGGTGCGGACCTGGTGACCCGGGCGATCGTCCAGGCCGTGCTCGCGGCCCCCGGCGGCCTGCGCGGGCCGGGCGGGGACTTCCCCTCGTACCGTGAGCTCTACGGCGGCGAGCACGGGGAGAACGGACCGCGATCGGAGCCGTACTCCCGGTAA
- a CDS encoding low temperature requirement protein A — MTQPFLPLTARSREESHRAATPLELFFDLCFVVAVAQAGAELVHAVAEGHAGEGVINYAMIFFAIWWAWMNFTWFASAYDNDDVPYRVVTLVQIAGVLILAAGVSRAFEDHDFLVVYIGYAVMRLALASQWLRAAHHATDPAERTMCRRYAGGVVAVQIGWIALLLVPESARPWVFLVMALAEMAVPLVAERDAPSTWHPHHIAERYGLFTIIVLGETVAAATVAVKTGIAENDALGEVLPIAAGGLLLVFAAWWIYFVVPAHDRLTSSREAFRWGYGHYVIFAAAAAVGAGLEIAVEQAVGKAHISTLAASSAVTIPSAVFLLSVWFLHARYFKVGIAQQLVLPVSALAILMCSFAGHWAILAAGVVAAVTVAVGVTLTARNPATRPGTGAGTGTGTGAGTGTGTAAG; from the coding sequence ATGACACAACCGTTCCTCCCCCTCACCGCGCGCTCCCGCGAGGAGTCACACCGGGCGGCCACGCCCCTGGAGCTGTTCTTCGACCTGTGTTTCGTCGTCGCCGTCGCACAGGCGGGCGCGGAGCTCGTGCACGCGGTCGCCGAAGGCCACGCGGGCGAAGGGGTCATCAACTACGCGATGATCTTCTTCGCGATCTGGTGGGCGTGGATGAACTTCACGTGGTTCGCCTCGGCCTACGACAACGACGACGTGCCGTACCGCGTCGTCACCCTCGTCCAGATCGCGGGCGTGCTCATCCTCGCCGCCGGGGTCTCGCGGGCCTTCGAGGACCACGACTTCCTCGTGGTCTACATCGGCTACGCCGTCATGCGGCTCGCGCTCGCCTCACAGTGGCTGCGGGCCGCTCACCACGCCACCGATCCCGCCGAGCGGACGATGTGCCGGCGGTACGCGGGCGGGGTCGTCGCCGTGCAGATCGGCTGGATCGCACTGCTCCTCGTGCCGGAGTCGGCCCGGCCGTGGGTCTTCCTCGTCATGGCGCTCGCCGAGATGGCCGTGCCGCTGGTCGCGGAGAGGGACGCGCCCAGCACGTGGCACCCGCACCACATCGCCGAGCGGTACGGCCTGTTCACCATCATCGTGCTCGGTGAGACCGTCGCCGCGGCGACCGTGGCCGTGAAGACCGGCATCGCCGAGAACGACGCCCTCGGCGAGGTGCTGCCGATCGCCGCGGGCGGGCTGCTGCTCGTCTTCGCCGCCTGGTGGATCTACTTCGTCGTCCCCGCGCACGACCGGCTGACCTCCAGCCGCGAGGCCTTCCGGTGGGGGTACGGCCACTACGTGATCTTCGCGGCGGCGGCGGCCGTCGGCGCGGGCCTGGAGATCGCCGTGGAACAGGCCGTGGGCAAGGCCCACATCTCCACGCTCGCCGCCTCGTCCGCGGTGACGATCCCGTCGGCCGTGTTCCTGCTGTCCGTGTGGTTCCTCCACGCCCGCTACTTCAAGGTCGGCATCGCCCAGCAACTCGTCCTGCCGGTCTCGGCGCTCGCGATCCTGATGTGCTCGTTCGCGGGCCACTGGGCAATCCTGGCCGCGGGCGTCGTCGCGGCGGTGACGGTCGCGGTCGGCGTGACCCTGACGGCGCGGAACCCGGCGACGCGGCCGGGCACCGGCGCGGGCACGGGTACGGGGACCGGCGCAGGTACGGGCACGGGCACGGCGGCCGGCTGA
- a CDS encoding CbiX/SirB N-terminal domain-containing protein — translation MTRDLVIAVHGSTAPEAGATVARLAGSVRELAGAPVTVGHLDHRTPSLPHVLADRPGAVVVPLLLGDGYHRTVDIPAVARRFDCAVTRGLSGDHAVALALYDRLRAAERVAGGPADAVVVAGAGSSRPGGNDGTLAAVRQLGLLLPPPVSVPVPVPVSVSVPVTAAYCSATSPTPAEAVALLHARGFRRVVVATHLLAPGRFTRALASVPDTWAVTAPLADHARVARLVVARYTGYAGYTGADGVDVRAAAGARAAA, via the coding sequence ATGACGCGCGACCTGGTGATCGCCGTGCATGGGAGCACCGCGCCGGAGGCGGGAGCGACGGTCGCACGGCTCGCCGGCTCCGTGCGCGAGCTGGCCGGTGCGCCCGTCACCGTCGGGCACCTCGACCATCGGACGCCCTCCCTGCCGCATGTCCTGGCGGACCGGCCCGGTGCGGTCGTCGTGCCGCTGCTCCTCGGCGACGGCTACCACCGCACCGTCGACATCCCGGCCGTCGCCCGCCGCTTCGACTGCGCGGTCACGCGCGGCCTGAGCGGCGACCACGCGGTGGCCCTCGCCCTGTACGACCGGCTGCGGGCCGCCGAACGGGTGGCCGGCGGTCCGGCGGACGCGGTCGTCGTCGCCGGCGCGGGCTCCTCCCGGCCGGGCGGCAACGACGGCACCCTCGCGGCGGTCCGGCAGCTGGGCCTGCTCCTGCCGCCGCCGGTATCGGTGCCGGTGCCGGTGCCGGTATCGGTATCGGTGCCGGTGACCGCCGCCTACTGCTCGGCGACCAGCCCGACCCCGGCCGAGGCGGTCGCGCTGCTGCACGCCCGCGGCTTCCGCCGGGTCGTGGTGGCCACCCACCTCCTCGCCCCGGGCCGCTTCACGCGCGCGCTGGCCTCGGTCCCGGACACCTGGGCGGTCACGGCCCCGCTCGCCGACCACGCGCGCGTGGCGCGGCTTGTGGTGGCGCGGTACACGGGGTACGCGGGGTACACGGGCGCCGACGGGGTGGACGTACGGGCAGCCGCGGGAGCGCGGGCCGCCGCCTGA